In Terriglobia bacterium, the following proteins share a genomic window:
- a CDS encoding FAD-dependent oxidoreductase yields the protein MKIGIIGAGGAGLATAWLLQEHHSVTIFESANRLGGHAHTVEVDIDGKAVPIDAGVDFFTPTLWPTFYRLLSILAVPLYEYPGTVVLHSKDRRQTYLMPAVRDGGVCWPVFRPRVLPKLLQFRYALLRAMPMIEAQDTSITIERFTESLKVSRSFKDEFFYPLLFAIWCAGEDDFKTFAAYNGLKYYACCEAGRFSKFYFTEVVGGTRVYIDALAGTLKTVKVKMATPIRQILSVAQRFRVEDAGGGVDEFDHLVIATNASEAARLVSEMEFAEPVRRELENFKYFKGTIAVHGDRRLMPANEKHWSVFNIRNDAGRSALTVWKKWKSRTPLFKSWINYEAQLPEPLYALETYDHPKVTPEYFEAQRRLARMQGRGNLWFAGVYTHDIDSHESAILSAMKVAQRLAPQSANLNRLL from the coding sequence ATGAAAATAGGAATCATCGGAGCGGGAGGAGCCGGGCTGGCGACCGCCTGGCTACTGCAGGAACACCACAGCGTAACAATCTTTGAGAGCGCGAACCGTCTTGGCGGCCATGCCCATACAGTCGAGGTGGACATCGACGGTAAGGCTGTGCCGATCGATGCCGGCGTCGATTTTTTCACGCCAACGCTGTGGCCGACGTTTTACCGTTTGCTCAGCATTCTCGCCGTACCGCTTTACGAGTATCCCGGAACAGTCGTGTTGCACAGCAAGGATCGGCGGCAGACCTATCTGATGCCCGCTGTCCGGGATGGCGGCGTGTGCTGGCCGGTATTCAGGCCCCGGGTTTTGCCGAAGCTATTGCAATTCCGCTATGCCCTCCTTCGTGCGATGCCGATGATCGAAGCACAGGACACCTCGATCACGATCGAACGGTTCACTGAGAGTTTGAAGGTGAGCCGCAGCTTTAAAGACGAATTCTTCTATCCTCTTCTGTTTGCGATCTGGTGCGCCGGCGAGGACGACTTCAAAACCTTCGCCGCCTACAACGGTTTGAAATATTACGCATGCTGCGAGGCCGGGAGGTTTTCGAAGTTCTACTTCACCGAGGTCGTGGGCGGGACTCGGGTATACATAGACGCCCTGGCCGGGACTCTGAAGACGGTCAAGGTCAAGATGGCGACCCCCATCCGCCAGATCTTGAGCGTTGCACAACGTTTCAGAGTGGAGGACGCCGGTGGCGGTGTCGATGAATTCGATCATCTCGTTATCGCAACGAATGCATCAGAAGCCGCTCGATTGGTTTCGGAAATGGAGTTCGCCGAACCGGTGCGGCGGGAACTCGAAAATTTCAAATACTTCAAGGGAACGATCGCCGTGCATGGGGACCGGCGTTTGATGCCCGCAAACGAGAAACATTGGTCTGTCTTCAACATTCGCAACGATGCGGGGCGCAGCGCCTTGACCGTCTGGAAGAAATGGAAAAGTAGGACGCCGTTGTTCAAGAGCTGGATCAACTATGAGGCTCAGTTGCCCGAGCCCCTCTATGCCTTGGAAACTTACGACCACCCTAAAGTCACACCGGAATATTTCGAAGCTCAGCGCCGCCTCGCGCGGATGCAGGGGCGGGGCAATCTGTGGTTTGCCGGCGTATATACTCACGACATCGACAGCCATGAGAGCGCCATTTTGTCGGCGATGAAGGTGGCGCAGCGGCTTGCTCCGCAGTCGGCGAACCTGAACCGCCTGCTGTAG